The window AATAAGATAACCATTGGTATCAGATTTGATCTTCATTCTTATGAAGTTTGCTTTTCTAtcaaaataaatctaaattaaatCGCTGAAACTGTTTCATCTCATGTTGTTCGCATTGCTTTTAATATTCCATTTTGAGTCATAATTTTTGTTGAAtcataatttcataaatatactTGTTATGATAGAACTCAGTCTACTAAACATCCAAAAGCAtgcaaataatttataaaatacaccgataaaaaaaaaattccaactgGAGATCATAAATATGGAAGccactaaaaaaatcaaaggcatatatatacatgacttgtttattttaattatatatacaaagacTGTGTATTTTACTATGTACAACACCTTCTAAACTTggggagaaaaaaaacaaactcactTGACTCTGTGTGTAGCAAGATGGAGCAGAGTCCGAAAGAACTGAGGAGGGTACATTGGGGGCTGCTCTGCTAATGCCTTCAGGTTTTAaatcccaaaacaaaacaaagaagatgtgTTTTATGTCAACGTCTCATGAGCAAACTTTCACGTACACAAATCTAAAGACAAATAAAACATGGTTCCAAAAATCGATCTATCTCATCTTAAATTGTTatttcaaaacacaaaaccaagcACAACCCAAACTTATGTTCTTTGATACAAATTTGGACTAGTGATATATCAgttatttttggtaaaagttGCATTGTATTTTTCCGATTGCCATTTAGTTGTCATACTTCCTAAACCACATACATATTAAAACGATTGCAAGATGGAACAAATATGAATGCAAAAGTCACCTGTTGGATTAAAACAGTGGAAGGAGTCATTCCAGGAACTGTGTTCACCTCTATAACCAGTACCTGCACAACGACCTTGTGAGATCACAGAAATTGATTTTGGAACGAACGATGAGAGCAGACATTAGTATAGTGCAAAGTAATTCTCTGGGTCCCTATCGTACCTCTCCGGTTTCAACATGCACAAAAGCATCGATCCGTGAAAACCCTTCTAACCCGAGAGTTTCTGCAATCAGCTCAATGCCTTGTTTGCATTTCTCCAAAGCTTCCTTACTGAAACTCACAACTTTAGTCATCAGCTTNNNNNNNNNNNNNNNNNNNNNNNNNNNNNNNNNNNNNNNNNNNNNNNNNNNNNNNNNNNNNNNNNNNNNNNNNNNNNNNNNNNNNNNNNNNNNNNNNNNNNNNNNNNNNNNNNNNNNNNNNNNNNNNNNNNNNNNNNNNNNNNNNNNNNNNNNNNNNNNNNNNNNNNNNNNNNNNNNNNNNNNNNNNNNNNNNNNNNNNNNNNNNNNNNNNNNNNNNNNNNNNNNNNNNNNNNNNNNNNNNNNNNNNNNNNNNNNNNNNNNNNNNNNNNNNNNNNNNNNNNNNNNNNNNNNNNNNNNNNNNNNNNNNNNNNNNNNNNNNNNNNNNNNNNNNNNNNNNNNNNNNNNNNNNNNNNNNNNNNNNNNNNNNNNNNNNNNNNNNNNNNNNNNNNNNNNNNNNNNNNNNNNNNNNNNNNNNNNNNNNNNNNNNNNNNNNNNNNNNNNNNNNNNNNNNNNNNNNNNNNNNNNNNNNNNNNNNNNNNNNNNNNNNNNNNNNNNNNNNNNNNNNNNNNNNNNNNNNNNNNNNNNNNNNNNNNNNNNNNNNNNNNNNNNNNNNNNNNNNNNNNNNNNNNNNNNNNNNNNNNNNNNNNNNNNNNNNNNNNNNNNNNNNNNNNNNNNNNNNNNNNNNNNNNNNNNNNNNNNNNNNNNNNNNNNNNNNNNNNNNNNNNNNNNNNNNNNNNNNNNNNNNNNNNNNNNNNNNNNNNNNNNNNNNNNNNNNNNNNNNNNNNNNNNNNNNNNNNNNNNNNNNNNNNNNNNNNNNNNNNNNNNNNNNNNNNNNNNNNNNNNNNNNNNNNNNNNNNNNNNNNNNNNNNNNNNNNNNNNNNNNNNNNNNNNNNNNNNNNNNNNNNNNNNNNNNNNNNNNNNNNNNNNNNNNNNNNNNNNNNNNNNNNNNNNNNNNNNNNNNNNNNNNNNNNNNNNNNNNNNNNNNNNNNNNNNNNNNNNNNNNNNNNNNNNNNNNNNNNNNNNNNNNNNNNNNNNNNNNNNNNNNNNNNNNNNNNNNNNNNNNNNNNNNNNNNNNNNNNNNNNNNNNNNNNNNNNNNNNNNNNNNNNNNNNNNNNNNNNNNNNNNNNNNNNNNNNNNNNNNNNNNNNNNNNNNNNNNNNNNNNNNNNNNNNNNNNNNNNNNNNNNNNNNNNNNNNNNNNNNNNNNNNNNNNNNNNNNNNNNNNNNNNNNNNNNNNNNNNNNNNNNNNNNNNNNNNNNNNNNNNNNNNNNNNNNNNNNNNNNNNNNNNNNNNNNNNNNNNNNNNNNNNNNNNNNNNNNNNNNNNNNNNNNNNNNNNNNNNNNNNNNNNNNNNNNNNNNNNNNNNNNNNNNNNNNNNNNNNNNNNNNNNNNNNNNNNNNNNNNNNNNNNNNNNNNNNNNNNNNNNNNNNNNNNNNNNNNNNNNNNNNNNNNNNNNNNNNNNNNNNNNNNNNNNNNNNNNNNNNNNNNNNNNNNNNNNNNNNNNNNNNNNNNNNNNNNNNNNNNNNNNNNNNNNNNNNNNNNNNNNNNNNNNNNNNNNNNNNNNNNNNNNNNNNNNNNNNNNNNNNNNNNNNNNNNNNNNNNNNNNNNNNNNNNNNNNNNNNNNNNNNNNNNNNNNNNNNNNNNNNNNNNNNNNNNNNNNNNNNNNNNNNNNNNNNNNNNNNNNNNNNNNNNNNNNNNNNNNNNNNNNNNNNNNNNNNNNNNNNNNNNNNNNNNNNNNNNNNNNNNNNNNNNNNNNNNNNNNNNNNNNNNNNNNNNNNNNNNNNNNNNNNNNNNNNNNNNNNNNNNNNNNNNNNNNNNNNNNNNNNNNNNNNNNNNNNNNNNNNNNNNNNNNNNNNNNNNNNNNNNNNNNNNNNNNNNNNNNNNNNNNNNNNNNNNNNNNNNNNNNNNNNNNNNNNNNNNNNNNNNNNNNNNNNNNNNNNNNNNNNNNNNNNNNNNNNNNNNNNNNNNNNNNNNNNNNNNNNNNNNNNNNNNNNNNNNNNNNNNNNNNNNNNNNNNNNNNNNNNNNNNNNNNNNNNNNNNNNNNNNNNNNNNNNNNNNNNNNNNNNNNNNNNNNNNNNNNNNNNNNNNNNNNNNNNNNNNNNNNNNNNNNNNNNNNNNNNNNNNNNNNNNNNNNNNNNNNNNNNNNNNNNNNNNNNNNNNNNNNNNNNNNNNNNNNNNNNNNNNNNNNNNNNNNNNNNNNNNNNNNNNNNNNNNNNNNNNNNNNNNNNNNNNNNNNNNNNNNNNNNNNNNNNNNNNNNNNNNNNNNNNNNNNNNNNNNNNNNNNNNNNNNNNNNNNNNNNNNNNNNNNNNNNNNNNNNNNNNNNNNNNNNNNNNNNNNNNNNNNNNNNNNNNNNNNNNNNNNNNNNNNNNNNNNNNNNNNNNNNNNNNNNNNNNNNNNNNNNNNNNNNNNNNNNNNNNNNNNNNNNNNNNNNNNNNNNNNNNNNNNNNNNNNNNNNNNNNNNNNNNNNNNNNNNNNNNNNNNNNNNNNNNNNNNNNNNNNNNNNNNNNNNNNNNNNNNNNNNNNNNNNNNNNNNNNNNNNNNNNNNNNNNNNNNNNNNNNNNNNNNNNNNNNNNNNNNNNNNNNNNNNNNNNNNNNNNNNNNNNNNNNNNNNNNNNNNNNNNNNNNNNNNNNNNNNNNNNNNNNNNNNNNNNNNNNNNNNNNNNNNNNNNNNNNNNNNNNNNNNNNNNNNNNNNNNNNNNNNNNNNNNNNNNNNNNNNNNNNNNNNNNNNNNNNNNNNNNNNNNNNNNNNNNNNNNNNNNNNNNNNNNNNNNNNNNNNNNNNNNNNNNNNNNNNNNNNNNNNNNNNNNNNNNNNNNNNNNNNNNNNNNNNNNNNNNNNNNNNNNNNNNNNNNNNNNNNNNNNNNNNNNNNNNNNNNNNNNNNNNNNNNNNNNNNNNNNNNNNNNNNNNNNNNNNNNNNNNNNNNNNNNNNNNNNNNNNNNNNNNNNNNNNNNNNNNNNNNNNNNNNNNNNNNNNNNNNNNNNNNNNNNNNNNNNNNNNNNNNNNNNNNNNNNNNNNNNNNNNNNNNNNNNNNNNNNNNNNNNNNNNNNNNNNNNNNNNNNNNNNNNNNNNNNNNNNNNNNNNNNNNNNNNNNNNNNNNNNNNNNNNNNNNNNNNNNNNNNNNNNNNNNNNNNNNNNNNNNNNNNNNNNNNNNNNNNNNNNNNNNNNNNNNNNNNNNNNNNNNNNNNNNNNNNNNNNNNNNNNNNNNNNNNNNNNNNNNNNNNNNNNNNNNNNNNNNNNNNNNNNNNNNNNNNNNNNNNNNNNNNNNNNNNNNNNNNNNNNNNNNNNNNNNNNNNNNNNNNNNNNNNNNNNNNNNNNNNNNNNNNNNNNNNNNNNNNNNNNNNNNNNNNNNNNNNNNNNNNNNNNNNNNNNNNNNGGGTCCCTATCGTACCTCTCCGGTTTCAACATGCACAAAAGCATCGATCCGTGAAAACCCTTCTAACCCGAGAGTTTCTGCAATCAGCTCAATGCCTTGTTTGCATTTCTCCAAAGCTTCCTTACTGAAACTCACAACTTTAGTCATCAGCTTCTAtaatcttttttctctctctgttctctTGACTAAATCAAACTGATCAAAACCGCACCAAACCAAAGAAACCGATCAATGtcttattttggttttactttttctataccccaaaaacaaaaacgaaactcACTTTTTGATAATCTTTATACTAACAGTACATTTCAATACAAAACCAACCCTAAGGAACTAAATTTGgttctaaattaatttatagtttcCTCAGACCAAGAGACCTGAAAACCAAAGCCTGGATTTGTTAACTGTGACAAGCATAGCTTTTCTAAAGAACTTCAAAGAGCTTTCCAACAAAGTAAAATGCTCTTTTTCATATACAAATCTATTCCATGTACTTATAATACCCCGATTGAAGCTTTAGACAAACCTCATGATTGTTGGTGGAGGTGGAGTAAGATTTATGCCAGTGCCGCCTATTAAAGATATATTTACATATGCCATAGTAAAGACATTTTAGTACTCTCATAAAAAGTAGAAAGAAGACATGAAGTGGCAAAGAAAGACAAGTGGGAGTACCTTGAAACTTCTCCTCGAGTGACAATATATCGCCACTTTCCTTGACAGTAAGACTAGTACTCAGCGAATGCATTGGCCCACGCTTCCCAATAACACCCACAGTTATCTCAACCCACCGCCTCATACCTTTCCAAGAGAGCTGCTTCTTGGCTTTGTATGAAATTATGATTTCATCGGTTTCAACAAATGGTTCAAAAATCAAGAGCTCTGGAGCAGGATTTGGCATCTCAATCATTCCATGTGTCTACACACACAAAGTTGAGATAGGTTTTTGGATAATCCTACTTTATGAATGGAAGCTTTACGGTTATgctaataaaattattttgttttgacctTAGAAAGAGTGTTTGGAGGAATCCTTGGTAGACAATCTTTTAAAGCTTGTACATATACAGCAAGGTCTTCATAGGAACTGCAGGAAAACCCAAATGTTTACTCTCACACACAAAAAATCTTAGTGGTGACTATTGGAAAAATACTTTTGAATACGAGTTACCATAATCTTGCAACACCAGTGGAGCATCCATCCTTTGCTGGTTTAACACATAGTGTGAGACACCGAAACTTGTTGATCAATTCATTCCAAACATTTGGGATGGTCTCATGCATTATATCCTCTGTTCTTTTCACATCTTTGCTTATGATATGAATTCCAAACTCTGAAAGCTAATGATTAcgcaaaacacaaaacaaaaagtaatttGTTACAATATTACTCACATTTTCAATATATCACCTTGAAGAGTATATTGAATGGTTTCTATACCTGACTAAGAGCCTGAGATGTCGTAACCTTGTCCATGCAAGTCCTTGAGGCTAGTACGCCTGGACCTttatttaagaacaaaaaaggaaaattaaacaaTTGGGTGAACATATTCTATGTGGGGAAGtaaataaaaacccaaaaggTACATCATAAGTTGCAAGAAACTCCTTCATCCTCCAGCAAGGCCTGTAGGGTACCATCTTCCCCAATTCCCCCATGCACTGCAGTTAGCATTTCAAAAATCTAGTCATAAAAACATTGCATAGTAAGTATATAGCGACTAAGgcaaacaatataaaaccaaaactgTTTAAGGGTGAGCTGCATACAGAATGGAAGTGCTTCTGGAGGAGTATATTTCGgcaaacaatataaaaccaaaactgTTTCAAGATCCCCAGCTCATGCAACTAgtctttctaatttaatttgttgataGCTTTCTCTCAAAAAGTCACAATCTTATATTTCCTCATGTTTCATACAAAATTGGAAACATTGTAGTCTCTCAGTTATTAGACTAACCTCCGATGAAAATAGTTGCTTGAGCTTCCTTGGCAAGCTTGATCCACTCTTTCAACGAGAATTTTCTGGGTAGATCGTCTGTTATATCAAACCCTGCAAACCAGCTTTGATTCCCCAAACCATCCATAAGATCCTCCATCACTTGCTTCTGCAGCAAAGATGTAAATAGAGCCCGATCAGGCTCGATAGCTTCTAAGCATGCTGCAAGAACTTCCTCAGCAGTGTGCCTAGCACAACTGAATAGCTGAGAACAAAGAAACTCATTAATGATGTTGACGGATATAGCattaaaaatgagaaatttcaaaaaatttcatacATCCATATAAATGTTATACCATTTTTTCCCCTCTATCGTATGGGAGGTCAACATTTGTATCTATGGGTAAAGATTGTAAACCTTATTTCAACTCTGAGAATATACTTACGGCAAAGCCCAGACTTCTTTATTGTCCAAGTTTGAAGATGTTCTTGACGAGTTGCTAAGTGAGGGGGAAAGCAAACAGGGAGTTACATTAAGCTGTAAAAACAAGAAGATCATTAGAGTCAGGGCAATATCCTATTGCACCCACAATTTAGCTATTATAGCTTAACGACAATGCACACTGGAATTAATGATTTCATGATATGTATAATTACACCTCAAATGATGTAATGATGCGTTCTTTTAAACTTACATCTACAAATCTTTGCAAATTGATCCAGACATTCGTTCCACTCATGACGGACACCTGCCGCTCTGAAGTATCTCCTCCAAATATGACAAACACTTTCTGGACGTCCCCAGAGATTTCCAGGGTTGTTGAACCTTCGAGTAATTGACTATACCCATTATTATACCAAGAAAGATGGGTAAACCTCGAGCTAGCACGGTGGACGATTGTTCGTAAAATGTTTGAATGAGAAAACCCAACCTGAATGTAAGAATCGATGATCTAAAATCATGTATGGTTAATGCAAACATCTAACCTTAATGTTCGAATGAACTACGCATGAATgagaatataaacataaatgaaCAATACATCACAGCTTAAACTTTCCCAGTTTCCCTATTACCTTACAATTTACTTACAAACTATCAATGAGAAGACTAATTGCtgtccaaaacaagaaaaaagatagttgggaagaaaaattaaaagcgTTGCTGcttataaaatcatttcttaAAGCATCGACAATACTAAGGAAAAATATAGGATAAATGCACacatatttcacaaaaatatgagaaaaagaGTTAAACAGAGTAGAGACAGCACGAAGCACATTTTTCACATAACCATCAATGTACAATATCTTTAATAACCTTAGAAGCCTGCTGGAAGAGAAAGCTAGTTTGTTCCATGCCACTTATCTGTAAAAGCAGTTGAGATATGCATTCACGTGTTACTTCTAAGAACAATGCAATGTATAGTAGCAGCTTGGCGTAAATTTGAAGGTCGTCAAATTTGCAATAGGCTAACCAGGTTGATGTCTGTGCATATAATATCCCCGGACTCGGGTCCTCCAAGCCTTTCACTTGCAGATGATAATAAATTTGAGTTGGAAGCCAGATACCATCCATCAATGCGAGCAAAGTCACGTAGACCAAGCTTTTGAAATATAAGAGATGCCTCTTCACGAATCCTTTTGATAACATGGATAGGGAAACGGGGAGGAGTGTGATAGGTGACCTGTTTCAAATACACTCATTGTGAGGGGAAATAAAGTTCCTAAAATTTAGAACTCGATATGCTGAGAAACCGATAAAATAACCTctgaaaaatagaaagaaagatatCTTTACCTTTTTGAAATACAGAGTTAAGGTTATAAAAGCAATCAATTCGTTTCAGACACAGCTTTCACTATTGGTTACGGTAATTGCAAGAATCACCTGCTGTGTCGGCAGATACTTTCTCCGATAGTCAAAGATTGCGTCTTCCTTTGGATCACTACTGCCATGAAACTGAAGTTGCACCTGATCACAGGTACATAACAGTAAGAAACTAAACATGATTATTAAGGGAAAGATCTAGTCCATATACATATTACTTTAAATGGATATCTCATGAAGTCATCTGACCTCAATGCACAAATAAGTTAGCCACAAACAATGACATTCAGCAAACTAAAACTGTTCGTCCTGAGATCTGCTTCCTatttagtgtaaaaaataacgGCGGCTAAAGTTTCACTAGTccaatattaatataattcatGTAGTCGTGGTCCAGATATCAGCTAAGATAGAACctcagagaaaaaaataaatatatgtggCACAAGCTTCTGTGAAACtcagaaaacaaatgaaaatgtaattacCTCAGTAGGCATCAGTACAACAGGTTGGCAAACAGAACCAGAACCTACATCCAGGACGATGGCAGTGAACTCATATGCATCTTTAATGAACACCTCAACAACAACCCTATCATCAATTCCCTATCCgacagaagaagaataaaacaaaTTGCATGTAAAGATGATATAGTTTGCCAGAGTTTTCCATTCCTTCACTTCCACGTCCCTACTTATATATTGTTCAAGCCTCAAAACAAAGGATACCTCTCGGATATTTCAATAGCCTTTTTAATTGAATCATTTACGCCAATAGCAACTTTGACACCAATACTCGAACCTGCATTAGCTGGTTTGACCTGAAACAGACAGAcatgaagagaaaaaataagTGAAATAAATGAAGGAAATGGGATCTCTAGACAACATTTCTATGACGAGGCTGAGAAATAGCCAGATGCTTACCACGACTTTTCCCATGTTGAGATCCAGCTGGTTATCTGTAAACCATTGTGCTATTTCACTTTCGTCTACGTCAGTTCCCTGAACGACATTTTGTTTATAGGTAATTTATCATTAGCTGAAAATTTGACTGCAATGTTTTGATAAAATTTCTCTGGAAATGAAGTAGAAAATGAATGCAGATAAAGAGACATGTCTAGACAATATACTACCTGCACCAAGTAGTTTGGTACTGTCATGAACCCATAGTCCCTGAGCACCAAAGAGGCTTCATACTGGAATTAGTTCACTGGACTTAATCAGAACTATAACAAATACATATGTAAATGCAAATCTCACAACAAAATGACAGTTAACTAACTTGGATGTAAATGAATATCTGAAAAAATTGTTAATCTAGACTCATTAAACCTTGTCAAAGGCTCGACGACATTCACGGGATCCGGTCCCCACAAATGGAATGTTGTGACTTTCCAACAGGTCCTGGATAGCATTAAATCAACAATATTTAACGTTCCATAGCACTAAGTACTTCCAGGAGAAAATAAACCCCAAACTTttgtacaaaacaaaaacctgaatgccaccatcttcaccaaatcgacCATGAATTACTGGAAACACAATGTCCACAGCGGAAACAAGATGCTCAGCAAATTCGGATAATGATGAGAATCCCTGTGCAAGACTACAGTACGAAACAAACTAGCCACTCAGCTAATTTGGTCACTATTATTGTTCCTTAACCAAATTTTCACGCCCTTTTTATCATATACCTTACCTCTCCAGCTTGAAATCGAAATCTGCCGGAGTATTCGAGTACAACTGAAATTTTTcacaaacatataaaaaaagaataacaaataCATACAGCAGAAACTTGTCAAAATACACCTAAACAAGAAGCTAGCAAACCTGGGCGGAGGAAATTGCAAAAGCTTTGAGGTCAGGATCTATATAATAGCAGCTCACGCTTATACCATTACCCTGATGACAAACCATCCCAACACAGTCGAAACGCTATCTCAAACTAAACTGACTAATAAAGTACAAATCCAAGCTCAATTACTCAGGAGAAAAGAACCTGAATATGATCGAGAACTGATCTAGCAGAGTTGAGAGAAATCCCGCGCTCCGCCGACGGACCTCCGCAAATGAGTCCCACTTTCAGATTTCTCCTACTCATCTCATCTCCGTCAACGACCGCCTTCGAGACGGTTCGTATAGCCCCGGATCCCCGGTACTTCTTCATCCCCAAAAACCTGCATGTACTTCTGATTTAGCTTCAGTGTTGTCCGTGCCGCCGTCGCTACTTGATTCACgtcatcttctcctcctcctatgCCGCTAGTTATCGAGAAACTGACGCCGAACGCCATGGACGCCATCTCTAAATCTCCGTAAAAGCATTCGTCGCAGTCTCGCACGCGGGAGCTTTGCTTTGCACTTGTTTGTATAAAATTGCTTTGACAAAATTACCTAATACTATACTATTATCCCTTGATTGATGATAAGTGAGAACAATCCAAACGCATCTGTACTTGCTTAATGAGTTGTTATTTGGATTATGATAATAATTGGCATTTAGACCAAACGTAGATACGTACGTAGCATGAAAATTGCAATCTAACGGAACCCAACTTATCGAGATCAACTtgaacaaacaacacacaagttTTCTATGCATTATCTTTGTAATAAATATCACgaaactgcaaaaaaaatttccaccattaatttttccatttttttacaCATGAAACAAATTAGGAAACGAAAAGACTTAAATAAAGATTAATGAAAAGCAAATCACACACCCAAGagatgagaaaatgaaaagCAAAACAGGGAAACTATTTACAGACACCATTTACGTGCGTTGTTGCATAGCTAGAGACAAGAACTTCTTATTTGCTGAAGCCTCCCTTCTTTTTTAATGTGTTAACTTAGATCTTCTTTTCGACGGAGGCTAACGAATACTATATAAACCACACCCACTTTACCCGACACAAAACCCACCCGACCtgcactgatttttttttatgcttttctttttatcacaAGAGCAAATGCAAATTGCAACATATTCACTTACGGTTGCGACTCATCTTGCTTGAGTGTTGTCGTGGGTGTATATGGAGACGAATGAGTCAGCAGCTCCAGCTGCTAGCAGGACCTGGTACGGATGAAATGTGAGGCAACTCACTGAACCAATCTTCTGTGCCATGAAGGACGGGTAGTATCGGATTATCCCTAGTTGTTCCCCTTGAAGGCTGAACACTTTAATGAGCTGTTTTGCAGATCCGCTCGCGATGATTGGAGCGTGTCTGTGAACAGCTAAGGCCGTGAGTGAACCCCTGTGTGCATCAATTGTGAGGTATGTGTCCCTTGTTACTCTAAGGTCAAGAAACTGTATGTCACCGGCCTGTGATGCACTCACCACCTGAAAGAAATTAAGAACAGATATTGGCCCCGGGAAAGTGACACAGAATTATCAAACTcttgaaaattaaaaaccaagCCAAGAAGAAACATTTCATACTGGAACCGGTATGTGCTGAAAAATATTGTCTTTTCATTACTTTTTCATACCATATTGAAAAACAGAATGCCCAAGCCTAgtaaaaaagtaagaaaagcTGACAGTTCATAGATAAGTTTTGGTTTGCAACCTTTGCGGGGTCAAGTCCAGGCTGAAAACTGAGTCCAACCACCCTTTCAACTTTCTGATGAGGCCGAGTCGCGCAGACAAGCCTTCAATAGAAGAAATGATATTAAGTTATGTATTCGAAAGGTGGGtcattttcaattatttgaGGAGTTATATTCAATTTTTCTGTTCAAGAATGAACTATGAAGCAACTTACGGTTCAGGTGATCGAACATCATAGAGTCTCAAAGACCCATCGGCAAAACCAGCAGCAAGTTGACCCCCGTGCACTTGAGAAGCGGACTACAAAGATAACATAAGTAAGCAAAATTTCCATGTTATGTACTTCTCGACCAGTTGGGAAGTATTGTTAGTTTCTTCCTGCTCATTCTAAGTTTGAACAACAATTTGCTAAGAATCAAGACACCTACATAATTTTATTCCATGTAATAACTAAGATCAGCCCAACAGACAACCAATGAACACAAGGCTACATTTCTCTCAGATTAACTATTAAGGTCAGATTCTCTTTCGTTAAGATCCTGGAAAGATCTTTGATCAAGGAAAAGCATGATAACCATGAACTTgcaatacaaacaaaaagaactttaAGGCAATCACTCGGGTATATTACTTCTTGGATTCATCAAACCGATTTAATAGATCATAATAAATTGGTCGCAAAGCATAGCATCCTAGTGCGTTTCTAAGTTGTTAAAAAGAGGGTTGTTCACGC is drawn from Camelina sativa cultivar DH55 chromosome 1, Cs, whole genome shotgun sequence and contains these coding sequences:
- the LOC104745944 gene encoding regulatory-associated protein of TOR 1-like, giving the protein MAFMSDTCFFEFWVGDGSVRIWKNYATKGKQKLVTGFSSIQGQKPGARDLNAVVDWQQQSGYLYASGEVSTVTLWDLEKEQLVRSIPSDSECGVTALSASQVHGGQLAAGFADGSLRLYDVRSPEPLVCATRPHQKVERVVGLSFQPGLDPAKVVSASQAGDIQFLDLRVTRDTYLTIDAHRGSLTALAVHRHAPIIASGSAKQLIKVFSLQGEQLGIIRYYPSFMAQKIGSVSCLTFHPYQVLLAAGAADSFVSIYTHDNTQAR